The following are encoded together in the Pseudomonadota bacterium genome:
- a CDS encoding sigma-54 dependent transcriptional regulator has protein sequence MVTASAVAEAAAWNILVVEDDAPVRDSLRAVLETSGYNVSTAATGEEALSLINKNSYDIVLCDLRLPGISGLNVINSSGGQVPCILMTAYGTPDIAMEAFAAGVFDYISKPISPDKLLFTLTKFQEFEGLRRENTTLRAKLSERYSFNNIIAQSESFRAVFDTIRRLSPFTTTVIITGESGTGKELIARAIHESSTRRGKPFIAINCGAIPENLMESELFGHRKGAFTDASRDKRGLFEEAHGGTLFLDEIGELPLHLQVKLLRALQERTIRRVGDEEVIQIDVRILSATLRNLEEDVKIGRFREDLLYRLNVIAINLPPLRERPEDIPVLALHFLKKHAKRLGLAPKEIPIDVMQTLLDYLWPGNARELENALERALVLSSGEELELCSLPERILAQKLTSAIGQERPESAIDNNNLSIKQRSRTLEVDLIQRALKHTKGNRTHAAKILEISHRALLYKLKEYGVT, from the coding sequence ATGGTAACAGCTAGCGCAGTGGCGGAGGCCGCAGCGTGGAACATCTTAGTCGTTGAGGATGACGCGCCAGTGCGCGATTCGCTGCGCGCGGTGCTTGAAACATCCGGCTATAACGTTAGCACGGCCGCAACGGGCGAGGAGGCCCTAAGCCTCATAAATAAAAACAGCTACGATATCGTACTGTGCGATCTTAGATTGCCGGGAATCTCTGGGCTAAATGTAATCAACTCAAGCGGGGGTCAGGTGCCCTGTATCCTCATGACCGCCTACGGCACCCCAGATATCGCAATGGAGGCCTTCGCCGCAGGGGTCTTTGATTATATCTCAAAGCCGATCTCTCCGGATAAACTGCTCTTTACCCTAACAAAATTTCAGGAGTTTGAGGGACTCAGGCGCGAGAACACAACACTGAGAGCAAAGCTCTCAGAGCGTTACTCGTTTAATAATATTATCGCACAAAGTGAGAGCTTTCGCGCCGTATTCGACACTATTAGACGTCTCTCGCCCTTTACTACAACGGTTATAATTACCGGTGAATCCGGTACCGGTAAGGAGCTAATAGCGCGCGCCATTCATGAGAGCTCAACAAGGCGCGGCAAGCCATTTATCGCTATTAACTGCGGAGCCATTCCTGAGAACCTAATGGAGTCCGAGCTTTTCGGACACAGAAAGGGCGCCTTTACCGATGCCAGCCGCGACAAGCGTGGACTCTTTGAAGAGGCGCACGGTGGAACTTTATTTCTAGACGAGATCGGAGAGCTTCCGCTGCACCTGCAGGTGAAGTTATTACGCGCCTTGCAGGAGCGCACTATTAGACGAGTTGGCGACGAGGAGGTTATCCAGATCGATGTTCGGATTCTCTCCGCTACGCTCAGAAACTTAGAGGAGGATGTAAAGATCGGGCGCTTTAGGGAGGATCTGCTCTACCGACTTAACGTTATCGCCATAAACCTCCCTCCCCTGCGTGAGCGGCCCGAGGATATTCCGGTGCTCGCTCTTCATTTCCTTAAAAAGCATGCAAAGCGTCTCGGTCTTGCGCCCAAGGAGATTCCTATCGATGTTATGCAGACGCTGCTCGATTACCTTTGGCCAGGCAATGCGCGCGAGCTTGAGAACGCTCTCGAACGCGCCCTGGTGCTCTCTAGCGGCGAGGAGCTTGAGCTTTGCTCACTCCCCGAGAGAATACTTGCTCAGAAATTAACTAGCGCCATTGGCCAGGAGAGGCCCGAGAGCGCCATTGATAATAACAACCTCTCTATCAAGCAACGCTCCAGAACGCTTGAGGTCGATCTGATCCAGCGCGCCCTTAAGCACACCAAGGGCAACCGCACCCACGCCGCCAAGATCCTTGAAATTAGTCACCGTGCCCTGCTCTACAAGTTAAAGGAGTACGGGGTAACCTAG
- a CDS encoding prepilin peptidase, with translation MLSISAITILCFIFGSIIGSFLGVCAYRIPMGRYEPVHAGVKELAHQISITNPRRSFCPQCEKQLLWWHNIPLLSWLFLRGRSACCGKQIPFRYLFIELLTGALCAACYLKFGLNISAGVAFIVICALIVILYIDLDYMIIPDLITYPGTFLALCLAATNSWSFSQGELLLTAPFVSSLTEAGLGLLMGPGVLLFVWGLYWLVRRREGLGLGDVKLLALLGATFGAKCAWFTIFIGSVLGSIFGITAIVLKRRKMTNYIPFGPYLVVAALIYILELDQLVHYLIYHQGLSPWRMLNGNS, from the coding sequence ATGCTTTCGATTAGCGCAATTACAATCCTTTGTTTTATTTTCGGCTCTATCATCGGGAGCTTCCTTGGGGTCTGCGCCTACCGCATCCCGATGGGTCGCTATGAGCCGGTACACGCTGGAGTAAAGGAGCTCGCTCATCAGATCTCGATAACTAATCCACGCCGATCTTTTTGTCCGCAGTGTGAAAAGCAGCTCCTCTGGTGGCACAATATCCCGCTCCTATCGTGGTTATTTCTAAGGGGGCGGTCTGCCTGCTGTGGAAAGCAAATTCCTTTTAGATATCTATTTATCGAGCTCTTAACTGGAGCACTATGCGCTGCGTGCTACCTTAAGTTTGGCTTAAATATAAGCGCAGGAGTCGCATTTATCGTGATCTGCGCCCTGATCGTAATCCTCTATATCGATCTCGATTATATGATTATCCCCGATCTGATCACCTATCCGGGGACCTTTCTGGCGTTGTGTCTCGCCGCCACCAACTCGTGGAGCTTTTCTCAAGGCGAGCTACTTCTTACCGCACCCTTCGTTTCAAGCCTGACTGAAGCCGGACTAGGGCTCCTAATGGGGCCGGGGGTGCTGCTGTTCGTATGGGGCTTATATTGGCTAGTTAGACGACGCGAGGGGCTCGGGCTCGGAGACGTAAAGCTACTCGCTCTACTTGGAGCTACCTTCGGCGCAAAGTGCGCCTGGTTTACGATCTTTATCGGATCGGTGCTGGGCTCCATCTTTGGCATCACCGCTATCGTTCTTAAGCGCCGTAAGATGACGAACTATATCCCCTTTGGCCCATACCTGGTCGTCGCTGCGCTAATCTATATCTTAGAGCTAGATCAGCTCGTGCACTACCTTATTTATCACCAGGGGCTCTCGCCGTGGAGGATGCTCAATGGTAACAGCTAG